The Agrococcus carbonis genome has a window encoding:
- the topA gene encoding type I DNA topoisomerase, whose amino-acid sequence MGKKLVIVESPAKGKTIERYLGDEYQVLASVGHIRDLVSPRDLPADLKKGAYGKFAVDVDNGFAPYYVVSDEKKKTVAELKRALKDADELILATDEDREGEAIAWHLLEVLKPKVPVKRMVFHEITEDAIQQAKDQMRELNMPLVDAQETRRILDRLYGYEVSPVLWRKVRQGLSAGRVQSPTARLIVDRERERMAFIPADYWSLTAQFEAEGSRFGARMVRLDGARVATGSDFDDRGQIKGVRTILDAAAAESLATELEQSAFRVSGVESKPYRRRPSAPFTTSTLQQEAGRKLKLSAKQTMSVAQSLYEQGYITYMRTDSPSLSKQAIAAARAQATALYGKDSIPQAARHYAGKSKSAQEAHEAIRPSGENFRTPAEVRSALTPNEQRVYELIWKRTVASQMIDATGQTATITIASEKTSRGVAEFTASGTVITEPGFLQAYEESKDQSRYADEQAADASADESRLPDVKEGGAVGLAELERKEHVTTPPPRYTEASLVKALEELEIGRPSTYASIIDTIVRRGFVTQRGGALVPNWIAFSTIKLLEDNLGDYVDYDFTAEMLADLDRIADGELDRKEWLQRFYFGADDRPGLKSTVENLGDIDARAVNSIPVADGVTLRVGQYGPYLEGEGADGEVKRANIPEDLTPDQLTPEKAQELFAAEPVQDRVLGPHPETGLDVVVKNGRFGPYIEEALPVELDDEGKPVAPKKGKTAPKPRRASLFKSMEPESVDLETALKLLSLPRVVGVDPESGEEITARPGRYGPFLSKGTDTRSLDDEEQIFAITLEQALEKFAQPKYGARKAATALKEFDADPVSGKPVKVRDGRFGPYVTDGETNATIPRGEDVEAITFERAIELLQIKREKGPAKKPARKPAAKKPAAKKPAAKKAPARKPAAKKTPPAEA is encoded by the coding sequence ATGGGCAAGAAGCTCGTCATCGTGGAGTCCCCGGCGAAGGGCAAGACGATCGAGCGGTACCTGGGCGATGAGTACCAGGTGCTGGCGTCGGTCGGGCACATCCGCGACCTGGTGAGCCCGCGCGACCTGCCGGCCGACCTCAAGAAGGGCGCCTACGGCAAGTTCGCCGTCGACGTCGACAACGGCTTCGCCCCGTACTACGTCGTGAGCGACGAGAAGAAGAAGACCGTCGCCGAGCTCAAGCGCGCGCTCAAGGACGCCGACGAGCTCATCCTCGCAACCGATGAGGACCGCGAGGGCGAGGCCATCGCGTGGCACCTCCTCGAGGTGCTCAAGCCCAAGGTGCCGGTGAAGCGGATGGTGTTCCACGAGATCACCGAGGACGCCATCCAGCAGGCCAAGGACCAGATGCGCGAGCTCAACATGCCGCTCGTCGACGCGCAGGAGACCCGCCGCATCCTCGACCGCCTCTACGGCTACGAGGTCAGCCCGGTGCTGTGGCGCAAGGTGCGGCAGGGCCTGAGCGCCGGCCGCGTGCAGTCGCCGACCGCGCGCCTCATCGTCGACCGCGAGCGCGAGCGCATGGCGTTCATCCCCGCCGACTACTGGAGCCTCACGGCGCAGTTCGAGGCCGAGGGCTCGCGCTTCGGCGCGCGCATGGTGCGGCTCGACGGCGCGCGCGTCGCGACCGGCAGCGACTTCGACGACCGCGGTCAGATCAAGGGCGTGCGCACGATCCTCGACGCGGCCGCCGCGGAGTCGCTCGCGACCGAGCTCGAGCAGAGCGCCTTCCGCGTCTCGGGCGTCGAGTCGAAGCCCTACCGCCGCCGCCCCTCCGCGCCGTTCACGACCTCGACGCTGCAGCAGGAGGCGGGCCGCAAGCTCAAGCTCTCGGCGAAGCAGACGATGTCGGTCGCGCAGTCGCTCTACGAGCAGGGCTACATCACCTACATGCGCACCGACTCGCCCTCGCTGTCGAAGCAGGCCATCGCTGCCGCCCGCGCGCAGGCGACCGCCCTCTACGGCAAGGACTCCATCCCGCAGGCCGCGCGCCACTACGCGGGCAAGTCGAAGTCGGCGCAGGAGGCGCACGAGGCGATCCGCCCGTCGGGCGAGAACTTCCGCACGCCGGCCGAGGTGCGCAGCGCCCTCACGCCCAACGAGCAGCGCGTGTACGAGCTCATCTGGAAGCGCACCGTCGCGAGCCAGATGATCGACGCGACCGGGCAGACCGCGACCATCACCATCGCGAGCGAGAAGACGTCGCGCGGCGTGGCCGAGTTCACCGCATCCGGGACCGTCATCACCGAGCCCGGCTTCCTGCAGGCGTACGAGGAGTCGAAGGACCAGTCGCGCTACGCCGACGAGCAGGCGGCGGATGCGTCGGCCGACGAGTCGAGGCTGCCGGACGTCAAGGAGGGCGGCGCGGTCGGCCTCGCCGAGCTCGAGCGCAAGGAGCACGTCACGACGCCCCCGCCGCGCTACACCGAGGCGAGCCTCGTGAAGGCGCTCGAGGAGCTCGAGATCGGCCGCCCCTCGACGTACGCGTCGATCATCGACACGATCGTGCGGCGCGGCTTCGTCACGCAGCGCGGCGGCGCGCTCGTGCCGAACTGGATCGCGTTCTCGACCATCAAGCTGCTCGAGGACAACCTGGGCGACTACGTCGACTACGACTTCACCGCCGAGATGCTCGCCGACCTCGACCGCATCGCCGACGGCGAGCTCGACCGCAAGGAGTGGCTGCAGCGCTTCTACTTCGGCGCCGACGACCGGCCGGGACTGAAATCGACCGTCGAGAACCTCGGCGACATCGACGCGCGCGCGGTGAACTCGATCCCCGTCGCCGACGGCGTCACGCTGCGGGTCGGCCAGTACGGGCCGTACCTCGAGGGCGAGGGCGCCGACGGCGAGGTCAAGCGCGCCAACATCCCCGAGGACCTCACGCCCGACCAGCTCACGCCCGAGAAGGCGCAGGAGCTCTTCGCCGCCGAGCCCGTGCAGGATCGCGTGCTCGGACCCCACCCCGAGACGGGGCTCGACGTCGTCGTGAAGAACGGCCGCTTCGGCCCGTACATCGAGGAGGCCCTCCCGGTCGAGCTCGACGACGAGGGCAAGCCGGTCGCGCCGAAGAAGGGCAAGACCGCGCCCAAGCCGCGCCGCGCGTCCCTCTTCAAGTCGATGGAGCCCGAGTCGGTCGACCTCGAGACGGCGCTCAAGCTGCTGAGCCTGCCGCGCGTCGTGGGCGTCGACCCCGAGTCGGGCGAGGAGATCACCGCCCGGCCCGGCCGCTACGGGCCGTTCCTGTCGAAGGGCACCGACACGCGGTCGCTCGACGACGAGGAGCAGATCTTCGCCATCACGCTCGAGCAGGCGCTCGAGAAGTTCGCGCAGCCGAAGTACGGCGCCCGGAAGGCCGCGACGGCGCTCAAGGAGTTCGACGCCGACCCCGTCTCGGGCAAGCCCGTCAAGGTGCGCGACGGCCGCTTCGGCCCCTACGTGACCGACGGCGAGACGAACGCGACGATCCCGCGCGGCGAGGACGTCGAGGCGATCACGTTCGAGCGCGCGATCGAGCTGCTGCAGATCAAGCGCGAGAAGGGGCCGGCGAAGAAGCCCGCGCGCAAGCCCGCCGCCAAGAAGCCCGCGGCGAAGAAGCCCGCCGCGAAGAAGGCGCCGGCGCGGAAGCCCGCGGCCAAGAAGACGCCGCCCGCCGAGGCATGA
- a CDS encoding TadA family conjugal transfer-associated ATPase, with amino-acid sequence MAGGAHAALGRSTGIPFVAGATRGHAAVGGAPARTRADGGALREFAELAPLVAEAAVTDVFVTAGQVWVDRGAGPERAPLRLDAGRARELAVALVAAGGRHVDEATPAVDVRLHDGIRVHAVLPPVAVAGAQLSIRLPRVAALSLDELDDAGAFDAVPLERVRALVERRANVLVAGAGGSGKTTLLGAMLSDAAPGERIVTIEDVAELRIRHPHVVALEARQANAEGAGAIGLEQLVREALRMRPDRLVLGECRGAEVRELLSALNTGHDGGAGTLHANSLDDVPARLEALGALAGLSPAALARQAVSAIDAVLHLERHAGPDGPVRRVAAIGELALSGDRLVVRTA; translated from the coding sequence ATGGCAGGAGGGGCGCACGCGGCGCTGGGGCGATCGACGGGGATCCCGTTCGTCGCCGGCGCGACGCGCGGCCATGCCGCGGTCGGCGGTGCTCCGGCACGCACCCGGGCCGACGGCGGTGCACTGCGCGAGTTCGCCGAGCTCGCGCCGCTCGTGGCGGAGGCGGCGGTCACGGATGTGTTCGTCACAGCCGGGCAGGTGTGGGTCGACCGGGGCGCGGGCCCGGAGCGCGCACCGCTCCGGCTGGACGCCGGGCGTGCGCGCGAGCTCGCCGTCGCGCTCGTCGCCGCGGGCGGACGCCACGTCGACGAGGCGACACCGGCCGTCGACGTGCGGCTGCACGACGGCATCCGCGTGCACGCGGTGCTGCCGCCGGTCGCCGTCGCGGGCGCGCAGCTGTCCATCCGGCTGCCGCGGGTCGCCGCGCTCTCGCTCGACGAGCTCGACGACGCGGGCGCATTCGACGCGGTCCCGCTCGAGCGCGTGCGCGCGCTCGTCGAGCGGCGGGCGAACGTGCTCGTCGCGGGCGCCGGCGGCTCGGGCAAGACGACGCTGCTCGGCGCGATGCTGTCCGACGCTGCGCCCGGGGAGCGCATCGTGACGATCGAGGACGTCGCCGAGCTGCGCATCCGCCACCCCCACGTCGTGGCGCTCGAGGCACGGCAGGCGAACGCCGAGGGCGCCGGCGCGATCGGCCTCGAGCAGCTCGTGCGCGAGGCGCTGCGCATGCGGCCCGACCGGCTCGTGCTCGGGGAGTGCCGCGGCGCCGAGGTGCGCGAGCTGCTCTCGGCGCTCAACACCGGGCACGACGGCGGGGCCGGCACGCTGCACGCGAACTCGCTCGACGACGTGCCCGCGCGCCTCGAGGCGCTCGGCGCGCTCGCGGGACTCAGCCCGGCGGCGCTCGCACGGCAGGCGGTGAGCGCGATCGACGCGGTGCTGCACCTCGAACGGCACGCGGGACCGGACGGGCCGGTGCGGCGGGTCGCCGCGATCGGCGAGCTCGCGCTCTCGGGCGACCGGCTCGTGGTGCGGACGGCGTGA
- a CDS encoding DUF4244 domain-containing protein encodes MRMLERLVHEEDGAATAEYVIATMAAVGFAGLLVVILRSDEVRGILTDMVQRALSVQ; translated from the coding sequence ATGCGGATGCTCGAGAGGCTGGTGCACGAGGAGGACGGCGCGGCGACCGCCGAGTACGTCATCGCGACGATGGCGGCGGTGGGCTTCGCCGGGCTGCTGGTGGTGATCCTGCGCTCCGACGAGGTGCGCGGGATCCTCACCGACATGGTGCAGCGCGCGCTGTCGGTGCAGTAG
- a CDS encoding Rv3654c family TadE-like protein encodes MLHCRVGARRWADERGAGAALALAVATGALLLALLVVGAGTAAIAQARAAAAADAAALAAADAVSGYADGSPCGLAQAVATASGAALAACRIDGLDARVTATVPVGPLAASVTVRAGPPP; translated from the coding sequence GTGCTGCACTGCCGGGTCGGCGCCCGCAGATGGGCGGACGAGCGGGGTGCGGGGGCGGCGCTCGCGCTCGCGGTCGCCACCGGGGCGCTGCTGCTCGCGCTGCTCGTCGTGGGCGCCGGCACCGCCGCGATCGCGCAGGCACGGGCGGCGGCCGCCGCCGATGCAGCCGCCCTGGCCGCCGCCGACGCGGTCTCCGGGTACGCCGACGGGAGCCCGTGCGGGCTCGCGCAAGCGGTGGCGACGGCGAGCGGCGCGGCGCTCGCGGCGTGCCGGATCGACGGGCTCGACGCGCGCGTGACGGCCACCGTCCCGGTCGGGCCGCTCGCCGCATCCGTCACCGTCAGGGCGGGCCCGCCGCCGTGA
- a CDS encoding type II secretion system F family protein: MSVTWRRGSAAARAVESRTDVARAAATREDDAAATVHRVAALVAGGLPLERAWAVLGTDAGAVAERAGGALVTAVLDVARRTGAPMAPTLERLAGLLREQAAQRRALQTALAGPKATARLVMVLPVVGLGFGLALGLDVLGAALGGGLGTMSVLAGAALLVAAWAWSRAIVRRAARGDPAPGIALDLVAVALAGGGAADRARAVAASALADAGVVAGGWDEVDAALDLARRAGVPVRGLLLAEATAARMRARLDGEARAQRAAVQLALPLGACVLPAFSLLVIVPLVVSMLEGALTPLG, from the coding sequence GTGAGCGTGACGTGGCGGCGCGGCTCCGCCGCCGCGCGCGCGGTCGAGTCGCGGACGGACGTGGCGAGGGCGGCCGCGACGCGTGAGGACGATGCCGCGGCGACCGTCCACCGGGTGGCGGCGCTCGTCGCGGGCGGGCTCCCGCTCGAGCGCGCGTGGGCGGTGCTCGGCACGGATGCGGGCGCGGTCGCCGAGCGCGCCGGTGGCGCGCTCGTCACGGCGGTGCTCGACGTCGCCCGGCGCACGGGCGCGCCGATGGCGCCGACCCTCGAGCGGCTCGCGGGGCTGCTGCGCGAGCAGGCGGCGCAGCGGCGCGCGCTCCAGACGGCGCTCGCCGGGCCCAAGGCGACCGCCCGGCTCGTCATGGTGCTGCCGGTCGTCGGCCTCGGCTTCGGCCTCGCGCTCGGGCTCGACGTGCTCGGCGCGGCGCTCGGCGGCGGGCTCGGCACGATGTCGGTGCTGGCCGGCGCTGCGCTGCTCGTGGCGGCCTGGGCGTGGTCGCGGGCGATCGTCCGTCGAGCCGCGCGCGGCGACCCGGCTCCAGGCATCGCGCTCGACCTCGTGGCGGTGGCGCTCGCGGGCGGGGGCGCGGCGGATCGCGCGCGCGCCGTGGCGGCATCTGCGCTCGCCGATGCGGGCGTCGTCGCGGGTGGCTGGGACGAGGTCGACGCGGCGCTCGATCTGGCGCGCCGCGCCGGCGTGCCAGTGCGCGGGCTGCTGCTCGCGGAGGCGACCGCGGCGCGCATGCGGGCGAGGCTGGACGGCGAGGCGCGCGCGCAGCGCGCGGCCGTGCAGCTCGCGCTGCCGCTCGGCGCGTGCGTGCTGCCAGCCTTCTCGCTGCTCGTGATCGTGCCGCTCGTCGTCTCGATGCTCGAGGGCGCGCTGACGCCGCTGGGTTGA